The following are from one region of the Chthonomonadales bacterium genome:
- the metG gene encoding methionine--tRNA ligase produces the protein MSPEKIWYITTPIYYVNGSPHIGSAVTTLCCDVLTRYQRLLGRRTWFLTGTDEQATKVAEAAAKAAEPPREFVDRLATEFKAAWQAMHFAYDDFIRTTEPRHVRVVQEVFRRLRDSGDAYRGTYEGWYCVADETFFRESDVGEDHLCPNPECRGPLRWVQEESYFFRLSAYGDRLLEHVQANPDFLQPDFRRNEVIRFIEQGLRDMSITRANTGWGIPVADEPDKVIYVWFDALINYLAATGWPDDMERYAELWPADVHLMAKEIFVRFHATLWPAMLMALGLPLPRQVYAHGFWVNAGGHKEGKRTGGIPHPVELARAIARRSGADPEIAVDALRYLLAREMAFPGDTEFSEEAFYRRYNTDLANDLGNLCNRAVTMVSRYFGGVAPAPPRVEEEIVAFAATVADDYREALREFRFQGALEAVWRLVARMNRYIEERAPWSLAKRKEADELSTTLYTCLEAIRVCGALLGPYMPVAAQALWRQVGFDKSIGEARWDDTVWGGLPPGARVPEAQPLFPRIQAAEPPKGAAIIAEETPAQAPGAAPAHPPEITIDDFMKVELRVANVVAADPVPNADKLLKLTVELGEETRTLLAGIAEMYRPEELVGQQIVVVANLQPRKLRGVESQGMLLAADYQGQAILLRPETRVPSGVRVR, from the coding sequence ATGAGCCCCGAGAAGATCTGGTACATCACGACGCCGATCTACTATGTTAACGGTAGCCCGCACATCGGCTCGGCCGTTACCACGCTCTGCTGCGATGTGCTCACCCGCTACCAGCGCTTGCTCGGACGCCGCACCTGGTTCCTCACGGGCACCGACGAGCAGGCCACCAAGGTTGCGGAGGCCGCCGCGAAGGCCGCTGAGCCGCCGCGCGAGTTCGTCGACCGCCTCGCGACCGAGTTCAAGGCCGCCTGGCAGGCCATGCACTTCGCCTACGACGACTTCATCCGCACCACCGAACCCCGCCACGTGCGCGTCGTGCAGGAGGTGTTCCGCCGCCTGCGCGACTCCGGCGACGCCTATCGCGGCACCTACGAGGGCTGGTACTGCGTGGCCGACGAGACCTTTTTCCGCGAGAGCGATGTGGGCGAGGACCACCTCTGCCCCAACCCGGAGTGCCGCGGGCCGCTGCGCTGGGTGCAGGAGGAAAGCTACTTCTTCCGCCTCTCGGCCTACGGCGACAGGCTGCTGGAGCACGTCCAGGCCAATCCGGACTTCCTGCAGCCCGATTTCCGCCGCAACGAGGTGATCCGCTTCATCGAGCAGGGCCTGCGCGACATGAGCATCACGCGGGCCAACACCGGCTGGGGAATCCCGGTGGCCGACGAGCCCGACAAGGTCATCTACGTCTGGTTCGACGCGCTGATCAACTACCTGGCGGCCACCGGCTGGCCCGACGACATGGAGCGCTACGCCGAGCTCTGGCCCGCCGATGTGCACCTGATGGCCAAGGAGATCTTCGTTCGCTTCCACGCGACCCTATGGCCAGCCATGCTGATGGCGCTCGGACTGCCGCTCCCGCGGCAGGTCTACGCCCACGGCTTCTGGGTGAACGCCGGCGGGCACAAGGAGGGCAAGCGCACCGGCGGCATCCCGCACCCCGTGGAGCTCGCGCGCGCGATCGCCCGCCGATCGGGCGCCGACCCCGAGATCGCCGTCGACGCGCTGCGCTACCTGCTCGCGCGCGAGATGGCTTTCCCTGGCGACACGGAGTTCTCCGAGGAGGCCTTCTACCGCCGCTACAACACCGACCTCGCGAACGACCTGGGCAACCTCTGCAACCGCGCCGTGACGATGGTGTCGCGCTACTTCGGCGGCGTTGCGCCCGCGCCGCCGCGGGTTGAGGAAGAGATCGTCGCGTTCGCCGCTACCGTCGCCGACGACTACCGCGAGGCGCTGCGCGAGTTTCGTTTCCAGGGAGCCCTCGAGGCCGTCTGGCGCCTCGTGGCGCGCATGAACCGCTACATCGAGGAGCGCGCGCCCTGGTCGCTGGCGAAGCGCAAGGAGGCCGACGAGCTATCGACCACGCTCTACACCTGCCTGGAGGCCATCCGCGTGTGCGGCGCCTTGCTCGGCCCCTACATGCCGGTGGCCGCGCAGGCGCTCTGGCGCCAGGTTGGCTTCGACAAGAGCATCGGTGAGGCGCGCTGGGACGACACCGTATGGGGCGGCCTGCCTCCGGGCGCCCGGGTGCCGGAGGCCCAGCCGCTCTTCCCGCGCATCCAGGCGGCCGAGCCGCCAAAAGGAGCCGCCATCATCGCCGAGGAGACCCCCGCGCAGGCCCCCGGGGCCGCGCCAGCGCACCCGCCCGAGATCACCATCGACGACTTCATGAAGGTGGAGTTGCGCGTTGCCAACGTCGTGGCCGCCGATCCGGTGCCCAACGCCGACAAGCTGCTGAAGCTGACCGTGGAGTTGGGCGAGGAGACGCGCACCTTGCTGGCCGGCATCGCCGAGATGTACCGGCCCGAGGAGCTCGTCGGCCAGCAGATCGTCGTTGTCGCGAACCTGCAGCCCCGCAAGCTGCGGGGAGTGGAGTCGCAGGGCATGCTCCTGGCCGCCGACTACCAGGGTCAGGCCATCCTGCTTCGCCCCGAGACCCGCGTGCCGTCCGGCGTCCGTGTGCGATAG
- the rpsU gene encoding 30S ribosomal protein S21, whose translation MVQVVLKPGEGIDGALKRFKKAVMNSGITKEARMHERYEKPSDRRRRELKASLRKIQRAQKKAADKERD comes from the coding sequence TTGGTACAGGTGGTCCTGAAGCCCGGCGAGGGCATCGACGGGGCTCTGAAGCGCTTCAAGAAGGCCGTCATGAACAGCGGCATCACCAAGGAAGCGCGCATGCACGAGCGCTATGAGAAGCCCAGCGACCGAAGACGCCGCGAGTTGAAGGCGAGTCTGCGCAAGATTCAGCGCGCCCAGAAGAAGGCGGCCGACAAAGAGCGCGACTGA
- a CDS encoding bifunctional YncE family protein/alkaline phosphatase family protein — MRASLAVLVLAVPSMPASAAPATPYLRAPAVNEYARHDPAGTTIIPSGRFLRPAGRHLPVARWPHGLALSPDGRVAFVASEGVGQLISDWDGPSPAVAELVPEPAAQPGKRANAGGACFSPDGARLYWSGGDSGTVYVFDTRTRTKLAEVALNVPVGGRPYADSFAIDLQASADGRSVYCADVTNFRVAVIDTARQAVVGSVRVGRYPYALAVVGRRVFVANIGMFEYSPIPPPDPDSPKTTGPGRLPVPDPRGLTFPPYGFPSREAREGVRREGRNIPGLGDPNVPESFSVWTLDVSSPARPRVVARLKTGLLVGAPSDRGKTVGGSAPNFVMARGERLWVSNNNNDMLERVDTRTNRIVRTERIRPSPLTARLRGVGPVGMALAPDGRRLYVAECGINAIAVVDAATLRVLGHIPTAWYPYRVAVSKDGKRLLTICFKGFGNGPNAGANRPQNPYLGMRGVFSVIPVPSAAELARHSHTVRLCNGMVDRAAERKALSSPVVPTLSGVRSEQIRYVVFITKENHTFDTVFDRVPGTRNDPSLLRWGLHQTISAPNQPTLNDVAVMVNHNALAREFALSDNFYMEPEASGVGHRWLIGVQPNNFCQMLYTLGWDFKLHSTAPGRRASFGSNGSIQPEDYLEAGAMWENLARNGVSFRNYGEGFEFAGVDEGASEHRTGAREVVNLPMPKVVYDNTCREFPIFNMNIPDQYRAHWFEQDVRERFLSGRHPMPRFLNVAICNDHGTRPDPERGYPYMASWMADNDLALGRMVEFLSHTPYWRNMAIFVTEDDAGGEPDHVDAQRSVMLVISPWAKRGYVSHRHTTIVSMHRTLYSVFGLPPLNMFDALANDLSDCFTTKPDFRPYVCKPVDPRIFDPEKAKIPGDPDYLSVRSTPNLARDAREDEDFLLRLGAEGSRPAR, encoded by the coding sequence ATGCGAGCGTCGCTCGCCGTCCTCGTCCTCGCCGTCCCGTCCATGCCCGCGAGCGCCGCGCCCGCGACGCCCTACCTGCGCGCGCCGGCCGTCAACGAGTACGCCCGCCACGACCCCGCCGGCACCACCATCATCCCCAGCGGACGCTTCCTGCGCCCGGCTGGCCGCCACCTGCCCGTCGCCCGCTGGCCGCACGGCCTCGCGCTCAGCCCCGACGGCCGCGTGGCCTTCGTCGCCAGCGAGGGCGTCGGGCAACTGATCAGCGACTGGGACGGTCCCTCGCCCGCGGTCGCGGAACTGGTTCCGGAGCCCGCCGCACAGCCCGGTAAGCGCGCGAACGCGGGGGGCGCCTGCTTCTCGCCCGACGGCGCTCGACTCTACTGGAGCGGGGGCGACAGTGGCACCGTCTACGTGTTCGACACGCGCACCCGCACCAAGCTAGCCGAGGTCGCCCTGAACGTGCCCGTTGGCGGACGGCCCTACGCCGACAGCTTCGCCATCGACCTGCAGGCCAGCGCCGACGGGCGCAGCGTCTACTGCGCGGATGTGACCAACTTCCGCGTGGCCGTCATCGACACGGCACGGCAGGCGGTCGTCGGGTCCGTGCGAGTCGGGCGCTACCCCTACGCGCTCGCGGTCGTGGGCCGACGCGTCTTCGTGGCGAACATCGGTATGTTCGAGTACAGTCCAATTCCCCCGCCGGATCCCGACTCGCCGAAGACCACGGGCCCGGGCCGCCTGCCGGTGCCGGACCCGCGCGGCCTGACCTTCCCGCCCTATGGTTTCCCCAGCCGCGAGGCCCGCGAGGGAGTGCGCCGCGAGGGGCGCAACATCCCCGGCCTGGGCGATCCCAACGTACCCGAATCCTTCTCGGTGTGGACGCTGGATGTGTCGAGCCCGGCGCGGCCCCGTGTGGTGGCCAGGCTGAAGACCGGCCTGCTCGTCGGCGCGCCCAGCGACCGCGGCAAGACGGTGGGCGGTAGCGCTCCGAACTTCGTCATGGCGCGCGGCGAGCGCCTCTGGGTCTCCAACAACAACAACGACATGCTGGAGCGCGTCGACACCCGCACCAACCGGATCGTTCGCACGGAGCGCATCCGGCCCTCTCCGCTCACCGCCCGACTGCGCGGGGTGGGCCCCGTGGGCATGGCGCTTGCGCCGGACGGCCGCCGCCTCTATGTGGCGGAGTGCGGCATCAACGCCATCGCCGTGGTGGACGCGGCCACGCTGCGCGTGCTCGGCCACATCCCGACGGCCTGGTACCCCTATCGCGTCGCGGTATCGAAAGATGGCAAGCGGCTGCTCACCATCTGCTTCAAGGGGTTCGGCAACGGGCCGAACGCCGGCGCGAATCGGCCCCAGAACCCGTACCTTGGCATGCGCGGCGTGTTCAGCGTGATCCCGGTGCCGAGCGCCGCGGAGTTGGCCCGCCACTCGCATACCGTGCGTCTCTGCAACGGCATGGTTGACCGTGCCGCCGAACGCAAGGCGCTCTCCTCTCCCGTGGTACCGACCCTTTCCGGCGTGAGGTCGGAGCAGATCCGCTACGTGGTGTTCATCACGAAAGAGAACCACACGTTCGACACAGTTTTCGACCGCGTGCCGGGGACCCGGAACGACCCGTCGCTTCTTCGCTGGGGGCTACACCAGACCATCAGCGCCCCGAACCAGCCCACGCTCAACGACGTGGCAGTGATGGTCAACCACAACGCGCTGGCGCGCGAGTTCGCGCTGAGCGACAACTTCTACATGGAGCCCGAGGCCTCGGGCGTGGGCCACCGCTGGCTGATCGGCGTGCAGCCGAACAACTTCTGCCAGATGCTCTACACGCTGGGCTGGGATTTCAAGCTCCACAGCACGGCCCCTGGCCGACGAGCATCCTTCGGGTCCAATGGATCGATCCAGCCGGAGGACTACCTGGAGGCCGGGGCCATGTGGGAGAACCTGGCCCGCAACGGCGTTTCGTTCCGCAACTACGGAGAGGGGTTCGAGTTCGCCGGAGTCGACGAAGGGGCGAGCGAACACCGCACGGGCGCCCGCGAGGTAGTGAACCTGCCCATGCCGAAGGTGGTGTACGACAACACCTGTCGCGAGTTCCCCATCTTCAACATGAACATCCCGGACCAGTACCGGGCGCACTGGTTTGAGCAGGACGTGCGCGAGCGCTTCCTCAGCGGCCGCCACCCGATGCCGCGCTTCCTCAACGTCGCCATCTGCAACGACCACGGCACCCGGCCCGATCCCGAGCGCGGCTACCCCTACATGGCCTCGTGGATGGCGGACAACGACCTGGCGCTCGGGCGGATGGTTGAGTTCCTCTCGCACACGCCCTACTGGCGCAACATGGCGATCTTCGTGACGGAGGACGACGCCGGCGGCGAGCCGGACCACGTCGACGCGCAGCGGAGCGTGATGCTCGTCATCAGCCCGTGGGCGAAGCGGGGCTACGTATCGCACCGTCACACCACCATCGTGAGCATGCACCGCACGCTCTACTCGGTGTTCGGCCTGCCCCCGCTGAACATGTTCGACGCGCTCGCCAACGATCTGTCCGATTGCTTCACGACGAAGCCGGACTTCCGGCCGTACGTCTGCAAGCCGGTCGACCCGCGCATCTTCGACCCCGAGAAGGCCAAGATCCCGGGAGACCCGGACTACCTCAGCGTGCGCTCCACTCCGAACCTTGCCCGCGACGCCCGCGAGGACGAGGATTTCCTGCTTCGGCTCGGCGCCGAGGGCTCCCGGCCGGCCCGCTGA
- a CDS encoding alanine--glyoxylate aminotransferase family protein yields the protein MVTAQPLPTPRVLLGPGPSAVATSVLEALGRAPVGYLDPELFEALADIQAGLRTLFGTANPFTLALTGTGMAAMESCFANLLEPGDAAVIGVNGFFGERMAEIAARYGARVTCVDAPWGEPLDPERLDRAAAAAGTPRIVACVHAETSTGVRQPLEPVARVARAHGALLVVDAVTSLGGLPVQVDEIGIDACYSASQKCMGCPAGLAPISVSERAWRVVEGRRTKVTCWYYDWQLLRRYWSAEHAYHHTVPGNLLAALREALRRMREEGLPERYGRHQAVSDRLLEGLAALDIHPFAREGYRLPTLNAMALPEGLDDAAVRRRLLVDYGIEIGGGLGELKGRVWRIGTMGESATPRNVEMLLGALGRVLA from the coding sequence ATGGTGACCGCACAACCGCTGCCCACGCCGCGGGTGCTGCTCGGCCCCGGCCCCTCCGCCGTGGCCACGTCCGTGCTCGAGGCGCTCGGGCGCGCCCCGGTCGGCTATCTCGACCCCGAGCTCTTCGAGGCGCTCGCCGACATCCAGGCCGGCCTCCGCACCCTCTTCGGTACCGCCAACCCGTTCACCCTCGCGCTGACGGGCACGGGCATGGCCGCCATGGAGTCCTGCTTCGCGAACCTCCTGGAGCCCGGCGACGCCGCGGTGATCGGCGTGAACGGCTTCTTCGGGGAGCGCATGGCCGAGATCGCCGCGCGCTACGGAGCACGGGTCACCTGCGTCGATGCGCCGTGGGGCGAGCCACTGGACCCCGAGCGCCTGGACCGGGCCGCGGCGGCGGCCGGCACTCCGCGCATCGTCGCCTGCGTTCACGCCGAGACCTCAACGGGCGTCCGCCAACCACTAGAACCGGTGGCGCGCGTGGCGCGCGCGCACGGCGCGCTGCTCGTGGTCGACGCGGTAACGTCGCTCGGGGGCCTCCCCGTACAAGTAGACGAGATCGGGATCGACGCCTGCTACTCCGCTTCGCAGAAGTGCATGGGGTGCCCCGCGGGCCTCGCGCCCATCTCGGTCTCGGAGCGCGCCTGGCGTGTCGTCGAGGGCCGGCGGACGAAGGTGACCTGCTGGTACTATGACTGGCAACTCCTGCGCCGCTACTGGTCGGCCGAGCACGCCTACCATCATACGGTCCCCGGCAACCTGCTCGCCGCGCTGCGCGAGGCGCTGCGCCGGATGCGAGAGGAGGGGCTTCCGGAGCGGTACGGGCGGCACCAGGCCGTGAGCGACCGCCTGCTGGAAGGCCTGGCCGCGCTCGACATCCACCCCTTCGCGCGCGAGGGGTACCGGCTACCCACGCTCAACGCGATGGCGCTGCCCGAGGGCCTCGACGACGCCGCCGTGCGGCGCCGACTGCTCGTGGACTACGGCATCGAGATCGGGGGCGGGCTGGGCGAGTTGAAGGGGCGCGTGTGGCGGATCGGCACGATGGGCGAGTCCGCCACGCCGCGCAACGTGGAGATGCTGCTCGGCGCGCTCGGACGCGTGCTCGCCTGA